In Hippoglossus stenolepis isolate QCI-W04-F060 chromosome 13, HSTE1.2, whole genome shotgun sequence, a single genomic region encodes these proteins:
- the nr4a2a gene encoding nuclear receptor subfamily 4 group A member 2a — protein MPCVQAQYGSSPQGASPASQSYSYHPAGEYSCDFLTPEFVKFSMDLTNTEITATTSLPSFSTFMDNYNTGYDVKPPCLYQMPHSGEQSSIKVEDVQMHNYHQQGHLQPQSEEMMAHSGPMYFKPPSPHAPSTPNFPVQPNHMWEDPGSLHSFHQNYVAATSHMIDQRKNPVSRLSLFSFKQSPPGTPVSSCQMRFDGPLHVSMNHDNQGGHRGLDGQSFAVPSAIRKQAGLAFPHSLQLGHGHQLVDSQMPSPPSRGSPSNEGLCAVCGDNAACQHYGVRTCEGCKGFFKRTVQKNAKYVCLANKNCPVDKRRRNRCQFCRFQKCMVVGMVREVVRTDNLKGRRGRLPSKPKSPQEPSPPSPPVSLISALVRAHVDSNPSMSALDYSRFQANPDYQMTGDNTQHIQQFYDLLTGSMEIIRGWAEKIPGFCDLPKQDQDLLFESAFLELFVLRLAYRSNPVEGKLIFCNGVVLHRLQCVRGFGEWVDAIVEFSSNLHSMNIDISAFSCIAALAMVTERHGLKEPKRVEDLQNKIVNCLKDQVTFSGGGLNRPNYLSKLLGKLPELRTLCTQGLQRIFYLKLEDLVPPPAIIDKLFLDTLPF, from the exons ATGCCCTGCGTCCAGGCTCAGTATGGATCATCACCTCAAGGAGCGAGTCCTGCTTCCCAGAGCTACAGCTACCACCCGGCAGGAGAGTACAGCTGCGACTTCCTAACACCCGAGTTTGTTAAGTTTAGCATGGACTTGACCAACACCGAGATCACAGCCACCACTTCACTCCCGAGTTTCAGTACATTCATGGACAACTATAACACCGGTTACGACGTTAAACCGCCCTGTCTGTATCAGATGCCCCACTCTGGAGAGCAGTCCTCCATCAAGGTGGAGGACGTCCAGATGCACAACTACCATCAGCAGGGCCACCTGCAACCTCAGTCAGAGGAAATGATGGCTCACTCTGGGCCTATGTATTTCAAACCCCCCTCGCCTCATGCCCCGAGCACACCAAACTTCCCAGTTCAGCCTAATCACATGTGGGAGGACCCGGGCTCCCTCCACAGTTTCCACCAGAACTATGTTGCGGCCACATCTCACATGATAGACCAACGCAAGAACCCGGTGTCGAGGCTTTCGCTCTTCTCCTTCAAGCAGTCCCCGCCCGGTACCCCCGTCTCCAGCTGTCAGATGCGGTTCGACGGCCCGCTGCACGTCTCCATGAACCACGACAACCAGGGCGGGCACCGGGGCCTGGACGGCCAGAGCTTCGCGGTGCCCAGTGCCATACGGAAACAGGCGGGCCTGGCCTTTCCTCACTCCCTGCAGCTCGGACACGGGCACCAGCTGGTGGACAGCCAAATGCCATCGCCCCCGTCCCGAGGATCTCCGTCAAACGAAGGTCTGTGTGCGGTGTGTGGGGACAACGCAGCCTGCCAGCATTATGGAGTGAGAACCTGCGAGGGCTGCAAAGGATTTTTCAAG cgCACCGTCcagaaaaatgcaaaatatgtgtGTTTAGCAAATAAAAACTGTCCTGTTGACAAACGCCGAAGAAATCGTTGCCAGTTCTGCCGTTTCCAGAAGTGCATGGTCGTCGGAATGGTGAGAGAAG TTGTCCGAACGGATAATCTCAAAGGTCGGAGAGGACGCCTACCATCCAAACCCAAAAGTCCCCAGGAGCCCTCACCACCCTCGCCGCCTGTGAGCCTCATAAGCGCACTCGTCAGGGCCCATGTGGACTCCAACCCCTCCATGTCTGCTTTGGACTATTCACGA TTCCAGGCAAACCCTGACTACCAAATGACTGGAGACAACACTCAGCACATCCAACAGTTCTACGATCTCCTGACGGGCTCCATGGAGATCATCCGGGGCTGGGCGGAGAAGATCCCTGGCTTCTGTGATTTACCGAAGCAAGATCAAGATCTGCTCTTCGAGTCCGCATTCCTCGAACTTTTTGTCCTGCGACTGGCGTACAG GTCCAACCCAGTGGAAGGCAAGCTTATTTTTTGTAATGGAGTTGTGTTACACAGGCTACAGTGCGTCCGTGGATTTGGAGAGTGGGTGGACGCCATCGTGGAGTTTTCCTCAAACTTACACAGCATGAACATAGACATCTCAGCCTTCTCCTGCATCGCAGCTCTGGCCATGGTAACAG AACGACACGGGCTCAAGGAACCCAAGAGAGTCGAGGATCTCCAAAACAAGATCGTCAACTGCCTAAAAGACCAAGTGACGTTCAGTGGCGGTGGATTGAATCGTCCCAACTACTTGTCAAAACTCTTGGGGAAGCTCCCCGAACTGCGCACACTATGTACCCAAGGTCTGCAGCGTATCTTTTACCTAAAACTAGAAGACCTAGTCCCTCCGCCAGCAATAATTGACAAACTTTTCCTCGACACCCTGCCTTTCTGA